TCCTTGCCTTCGCGGTCGTACACGGCGTCGAACAGATCGAGATCGGTGAGGTAGATGCGCTGGGCCAGCAACACGGCGTTGTCCAGCCGCATGGTGACCAGATAGCGCGGGTCGATGGTGCGGAGCTGCGGGCCGATCTGCTGCACCAGCTGCTCGCGCGCCCGGGCGTACACGGTGTCGTGCGCGGCGATGCGGGCCTCGGCGCTCTCGGGGTGGGCGCGATATACGGAATCGATGGACCGATAGAGTTGGTCCCAGAACCGGGCGAGGATCTTCTGGTCGTCCCACCGCGCCGCCACGGCGGCCGCCGCCGACGAGTCGCCGCGCGACCGGAAGAACCGCTCGGCGCCCCGCGCGCCCGAGAAGTTGGCGAACGACTCGTTGAACACCGCCTGGCCGCTCGCGTAGTAGGTGTTGTGCGTGAGTTCGTGGATTACCGTGTTGGCCAGGTCCAGCGAATCGTCTTCCATGGACGTGGAGAGCAGCGGGTCGTTGAAGAACCCGAGCGTGCTGAACGCCGGCGACGGCCGGAGATAGGCGTCCATCCCGCCGGCTTCGAGGGAGCGCGCGGCAGCGCGCGCCGCGGCGAAGTCGAAGAATCCCTTGTAGGGCACGCGCCCCACGATGGGGAACCACCAGGTGACGGGCGCCAGCCGGTCGCGATAGGCGCCCGAGAGCACGAGCACCAGCGTGTCGTGCTGGAGCTGCGAGTACGTGGTGAAGCTCTGCTTGGCGGCAAGCCCCAGCGAGTCGGCCGCGAACGCGCGAGCAGCGAGCACCACCTGGAGCTTGGCCCGGATGGCCGCCGGCGTGGCCGGGTCGGCGACGATGGCGCTGATCGGGTGCCGGTGCGCGAGGATCTTCCCCTCCTCCCATCCGGCGCGCAGCAGATAGCGCCCGGTGGGCGCGAGGGCCAGGTAGCCGGCAACCAGGGTCAGGAGTCCGAGGGCGACGCGGAGCAGCACGGTGCGAATGCGCATGGAATTGAATTTCAGGTTCTCAGCGTTGAATGGTCGGCGCAAGGCCCAGAGCGACGCTCTCAGCAGTTGGGTACGGATGCGACGAATGTGCGGAATGCCACGGATCAAGAATATTGGGGGCGCGCTGGGCAAATGGTGGTGGCGCCCGGGCCCTCCCGATCGACGCTCGCTCCCGAAGCCCCCTGGCATTGATCCGTTTGGATTCCGGTCAGTCCGCCGTATCCGAATCCCAAGTCGTAGATGCCGGAATGGTCAGCAACAGGCTCAGACCGGCGCTCTCAGCAGTTGGGTACGGATGCGACGAATGTGCGGAATGCCACGGATCAAGAATATTGGGGGCGCTCGCTCCCGAAGCCCCCTGGCACTCGTCCGTTTGGATTCCGGTCAGTCCGCCGCATCCGAATCCCAAGTCGTAGATGCCGGCATGGTCAGCGCCAGGCTCGGAGCGGCGCTCTCAGAAGTTGCGTACGGATGCGACGAATGTTCGGAATGCCACGGATCAAGGGCATTGGGGGCGCGCTGGGCAACGGGTGGTGGCGCCGGGGCCCTCCCGATCGGCGCTCGCTCCCGAAGCCCCCTGGCATTGATCCGTTTGGATTCCGGTCAGTCCGCCGCGTCCGAATCCCAAGTCGTAGATGCCGGAATGGTCAGCGACAGGCTCAGAGCGGCGCTCTCAGCAGTTGGGTACGGATGCGACGAATGTGCGGAATGCCACGGATCAAGAATATTGGGGGCGCTCGCTCCCGAAGCTCCATAGCACGCATCCGTTTGGATTCCGGTCAGTCCGCCGCATCCGAATCCCAAGTCGTAGATGCCCGGTCATAGATGCCGGAATGGGATGCCGGGATGGCGCGCCGCATGCACGCGCGCGCGCCCGTGTTCCATGGCACCCAACGTCGACGATGGGCGCTCACGCCCCCCCGCCAGCGGCGCTATCTTACCGCCGATGTCCTTCGTACACCTCCATTGCCATTCCGAGTACTCGCTGCTCGACGGCGCCAACCGGATCGACGACCTGATCCGGCGGGCGCAGGAATTCGAGCAGCCGGCGCTGGCCATCACCGACCACGG
This sequence is a window from Gemmatimonadaceae bacterium. Protein-coding genes within it:
- a CDS encoding aminopeptidase, with the protein product MRIRTVLLRVALGLLTLVAGYLALAPTGRYLLRAGWEEGKILAHRHPISAIVADPATPAAIRAKLQVVLAARAFAADSLGLAAKQSFTTYSQLQHDTLVLVLSGAYRDRLAPVTWWFPIVGRVPYKGFFDFAAARAAARSLEAGGMDAYLRPSPAFSTLGFFNDPLLSTSMEDDSLDLANTVIHELTHNTYYASGQAVFNESFANFSGARGAERFFRSRGDSSAAAAVAARWDDQKILARFWDQLYRSIDSVYRAHPESAEARIAAHDTVYARAREQLVQQIGPQLRTIDPRYLVTMRLDNAVLLAQRIYLTDLDLFDAVYDREGK